Genomic window (Capsicum annuum cultivar UCD-10X-F1 chromosome 10, UCD10Xv1.1, whole genome shotgun sequence):
ATGTGTATATCCAAGCATTTTAGAGATAAATACCAATTAGAAGGTCTGAGACTaatacaagaaaaccaaggaacTCACGAAatgactcaaaacagtccacaaacacactccaaaataaTTCACAAATCACTAAGATTCTTGGACCGATtggagacctctctcggattctCAATACAACACAAGAATGAGAacccaaactagattaacaacacataaaatgaagaacaaaaagacaACAATTTTTTCCAACAAGAACAAACACAAATCGAgagtaaagaacaagaacaacataaCAAGTTCGCAAGAatgaaaaggatagatagtgagacaaagattactaaaagattaagaaccaagtgtatttcaacactaacccctaattaatgtaataatcaacaccacaatcttacggtgaccgccaaggaaaCCAACGCACCTCAAGATCCACAGtttccaagcaaaggtcaatactagattttccaagccctaaactacaatggttattccaagccctaactaagacgacactaaggtgttctactctcaaagagaggactttaaatgtttcaatatttcatcctTCATAAAACAAATGAGAGAAGACCTAAAAAGTCCTACTTATAGTATatcataaaagaagacaaaaaagactacactacccttaatgatcAAGGGTGtccttggtgtgttggaaaactatatgaattgtccaaaatgtCCTTAAGCTAAGTGACCATAATTCCCTTAATGAAGGGaaccaaaatagtgaaccaacaaaggtggtccaaactcgagagtccttaagtcttcaaggctccaagcaatcttccacactcgggtttgttcaatggtaggctcaaaacgttCCCTCCAAGTACGATCCCATGCCCTCCATGCGatcaaagcttgattcttcacatagtgactttgaatgatgttttcAAAATCTAAGGCgaccattattcttgtatcagagACGACCCAGAAAGCACTTGATTATATCATGATCTAATTTGTAAGCCTACTCGGGTCTTGAGTATTTACTTGTAAGAACGGAATTCTTTATTTTGTAATGGATATTCGTAATTCCATAAAAAAGAATTCAGTCAAATTTTTCTTACATTGAATCATTCCTCTatcatatatgtgtatgtgtaaaAACAGGAaccatataaatattttatatggatATATGGATTTTCATTTGGTTCTTTTTATTCTTGCTCGAGCTGAATGATTAAAAATTATCATGTCTAGTTTCCTCGGGGGATGGATCTATAAGAACTCACCTATcccaataacaaaaaaaaatgacttgAATGATCCTTAATTAAGAGTTAAATTTGCTAAAGGTATGGGTCATAATTATTATGGAGAGCCTGCATGGCCCAAtgatcttttatatatttttccagTAGTAATTCTACGTACCATTgcatgtaatgtaggcttagCCATTTTAGAACCATCAATGATTGGTGAACCGGCAGATCCATTTGTAACCCCTTTGGAAATCTTACCTCAATGGTATTTCTTTCCTGTATTTCAAATACTTCGTACACTGCTCAATAAATTGTTGGGGGTTCTTTTAATGGTTTCAGTACTTGCGGTATTATTAACAGTACCTTTTTTAGAGAATgttaataaatactaaaattcatTTCGTTGTTCAGTAGCGACGACTGTCTTTTTGATTGGTACCGCAGTCATCCTTTGGTTGGGCATTGGTGCAACATTACCTATTGATAAATCTCTAACTTTAggtcttttataaatttttaattttaattgattCAATTGTGAAATAACACGACGTGTATCTAGGGAATAGTTTCTTCAAAGCGAATTCTTCGTAGCTACATCTAATCAATTTAATTCAGAATTTATTTCtaatatatgatattttaattgtGCTAAAGATTTCAATCTATTTTGACAAAATAAGTCCAATAgatttaaaacttattttttgctaaatcaattatgaaatatttttctaaagtgcccaatatctattttatattttcactatGAAAATGTTCAATTTTCATAAGATCTTCTTGACATTTTGAGGCAATTACAGATCCCGGAAGGCAATTCTGATTGGTcaataaaaatcattttcaatgctatttttttgtttttttatgagTTTAGCCAATTTATCATGAATGGTAAAAAGGGATAAAGGAACCGTGTGTTGATTGTCCTGTAAATATAAATTGTCTTCCTCCATAtgtaagaagaaaaataaataaaacaattaaattttGGGATGCTTCATGAAGTGCTTCTTTTGGAGTTAAACTTCCGTTTGTCCATATATTTCGATAAAAAgtatctcttattttttatttccattcCCATAAGAATGAATACTATGCTTCGCGTTTCGAACAGGCATGAATATAATATCTATAGGATAACTTCCATCTTGAAAGTTATGTGGCATTTTTATAAGATATCCAtgatttctctctatttgtagtctaatacaaaaattaattggCTCTGTTAAACTAGCTATATGTTGTGTATTATCAACGGTTTTTACATAAGGTGGCAAGATGATATCTTAATAAGTTACATATCTAGGACCCTTGACACAAATAGATGCGTCAGAATTTCCATATAGATTACTCCTCAATACaatttcttttaaattcattaaaatttcatGTACCGATTCTTGAATGCCCATTATGGTAGAATATTCACGTGGAACTTTCTCAGATTTTACACGTGTGATacattttccttctatttatccaAGTAAATCTCTTCGCATCGCAATGCCTATTGTGTCGGCTTGGCCTTTCATAAGTGGAGACATAATAAAGCGTCCATAATAAAGGCGTTTACTGTCAATTCCTGATTCAATACACTTCCACTGTAGTGTTCGAGTAGATACTGTTACTTTCTCTCAAACCAAAGTACTATTATTTGATTAGATCATcgaatcttttatttctcttaagaTTTCTTCAATGTTTCGTTCTACACACGTCTTTTTTCGAAGGTCTACAACCATTATGTGGCATAGGAATTACACCCCATACGAAAATTAATAGTATACCACTTCGACGAATAGCTTATAATGCTGCATCTCTTCCGAGATCGGGACCTTTTATCCTGACTTCTGCTTGTTGCATACCTTGATCCACTATGGTATGGATAGCGTTTGCTGCTACAGGTTTGAGCAGTAAACGGTGTTCCTTTTCTCATACCTTTGAATCCAGAAGTACCAGCAGAGGACTAAGAAACTACTTGAACCCGTACATCTGTAACAGTGACAATGGTATTATTGAAACTTgcttgaacatgaataactaactccCTTTGATATTCTAAGTGCACCCTTACATGAACGAACACGTCCAATCCTACGCGAACTAATTTTTGGTATAACTTTTGCCATATTTTATCATCTCTTAAATATGAGTCAGAGATATATGGATATCTCCATTTCATGTCAAAACAGATTCTTTATTTGTACATCGGATCTTCTGGCAAGTCTGATTATCCCTGTCTTTGTTTATGTCTTGGGTTGGAACAAATTACTATAATTCGTCCCCGCCTACGGATTAGTCGatattttttacaaattttatgaACGGAAgctcttattttcatatttttcattccTGACCTTAATTCTTAATCTATTTCTTGGAAGAAAATAAgtttcttgaaatttttcatCTCGAATTGTATTCCTCCGAAAGGAATGGTGAAGTTGAAAACTTAATTCTTCAAATCTTTGTTTTGTAGTCAATAAATTATACACCCTTTGATTGAATAATAAGGACTTACTTCAATTTTTACTCTCTCTCCAGACAGTATTTGTATAAAACTATGTCGGATCTTTCCTAAAATAGAATTTAGAATCAGATCTAAATGAATCAGGAATAGGCCGTTGGAAAGAGATTCAGTAATTAACGATTTATGACTTCATTTTGGTTCTTAAAATTCCCTTGAGGTATCAAATAATGAGAAAGATATTAGACAACCCcctttttttcacaaatttaacAAATAGGAAGTTTCGAATTCAATTTGGATATTATAAAGGATTATCAGATATAACACAAAATTTCTCCACCTATTCCTTCTAGTCGAGCCTCTCGGTCTGCCATTATACCTTGAGAAGTAGAAAGAATTACAATCCCCATTCCACCTAAAATTCTCGGAATTTGTTGATAATTAGAATAGATTCATAGACCAGGTCAACTTATtcgttttaaatttaaaatatttctataggGTCTTTTCCTATTCCTTCTATGTCGCAGggttaaaatcaaaaaatatttattattttctcgATGTTTTCTCATGTCTTCGATAAAACCCTCTCGTAAAAGTATTTGAAcaatatttttgataatatttgtAGATGCTATCCGAACCACCCTTTTTCAATCCATATCAACATTTCGTATAGAAGTTATTATCTCAGCAATAGTGTCCCTGCCCATGATGAACTAAAATTATTGGGTTCTCCAAATTTGATATAATCAACGtgtttttcacttattttttttttaatatgatatGAATCATTAAAGATATATGTATGAGACACAATCTACTAATTAATCTATTTCTTTCAAATACCCAACTAGAAACAGATCACaatttcaatttatattacatCGGGAGCTAATTAAcctattttagtaaaatttaatTCTCTCAATTCCCGGGCGATTGCACCAAAAATTCGAGTTCCTTTTGGATTTCCTTCTTGATCAATAACAACCACAGCATTGTCATATCGTATTATTATCTTGTTGTCACGTTTGATTTCTTTACAGGTACGTACAATTGCAGCTCTGACTATTTTTTATCTTTGTAGGGGCATATTTGGTACTGCTTCTTTGATCACAACAACAATAACGTTACCACTATGAGCATACCGACGATTGCTAGCTCCTATGATTCGAATACACATCAATTCTCGAGCCTCACTATTATCTGCTACATTTAAATGGGGTTgaggttgaataatttttttaatccgTTTTTGAATGCAaaggatgaagaaaaaaaatatttttgtccaaaaaaaaatgaaacatgtGGTTTTGTTTTATATCTATGAGCCCTTTCtacaattttgtctattacattACGAAATAATGAATTGAGTTCGTATAGGCATTTGGATGCTGCTAGTGAAATAGCCCTTCTGGCTATATTTTCTGTTACTCCACCCATTTCATAAAGTACTCGCCCCGGTTTAACAACAACTACCTAATATTCAGGGAATTCTTTTCCTGAACTCATATGTGTTTCTGCGGGTCTTAGTGTAACTCGTTTGTCTGGAAATATATGTACCCATATTTTTCCACCACGACGTGCATTTCGTGTCATTGCTCGTCGTCCTACTTCTATTTACCGAGATGTAATCCAAGCAGGTTCAAGTGCTTGAAGAGCGTATTTACCGAAAGAAATATGATTACCTCGATAAGATATTCCTTTCATTCTTCCTCTATGTTGTCTATGGAATTTGGTTCTTTTGGGATTATAGTTGATGGTTGTTTCTGAATTCCATCTCTACTACAGAACTGGACGTGAGAGTTTCTTCTCATCCAGCTCCTCGCGAATAAAAGGATTCCAAAAAATTCAATTTGAATTAAGCTAGAAGAGTCAATCTTAAATtaagatatatatgtatttactgaGTAATACCTTGAACGTGGTCTTCTTTGAGTTTTTATTAAATCTATTAGTAATTTCTATATCTTGTTTGAATAGACAACTAAactttttagttttataaatagaaatataaaaaattttattattataccAAATCCTTATTTTGTCCTTTATTGTATTgtcctaaattttgaaataaaaaaaaaatcgcGGGCGAATATTTGCTCTTTCAATCCCTATTTCATTTGTAGGGTTAACTCGTGATTTATCAGATCTCAGAATACATGAATTAATCTCTGGTTCGTTCCGCCATCCCGACCAGTTCATCATTAAGATTCCTTGTTCAATAGAATCCTTTGCATTCACAAGTTCCGTCGTTCCCATCACTTCTGCCTTAATGATTAGGTCCGAATTCTACAATGGAAATCAGAATGAAATTGGTTCTTAGTTCAATCTTCTCAGTTTTTATTGGATCGAAGCTCTTGATTTTTTGTTcgatttttatatttctataaaGAAGATTCTTTTTATTATGGTATGAATACATATTGATGCTTTATTGCACTGCTTTTCATGAGATTACTCATAGACCTTACAATAAGTACTTCGCTCCCGTTTCGCCatagattttaaagttgaaaCTTATTATTCCAAAGCTAAATATTCTTGAGCCccattaaatataaattaaatcacCAAAAGAATAGTTGTAGGGATCTCTAACTTCCCAAAATTGAAGAGGGGGCATTTGATAATTGCCATAAACCAATGGTACTATtggttcttcttctttctttttatccACTAGATCAACACTCACAACATCAGCAAAGCCAACTTTCTTCCTTAGTATAGTGACAAGCTTTGCTACATCAATTCCTTCACCTATCACCATTAGCTCattcttttcttctccttctatAGCTACTTTCTCTAGTCCTGCAAAAATGTTAaatcattcaacaacaacaataatgtatccagtgtattcccacatagtggggtctgggaaggggtagagtgtacgcagtgtatttccacatagtgaggtctggggagggtagagtgtacgcaaaccataccactatctccgaagaagtagagaggctgtttccgatagattcccagcttaggaccgataacagtataacaaatcaCAAAACATAAGTGCATATAAAGTAGTAAGGTATGCAAAATAAacattcatttatatatttttactaGTTAGGAGACACGGGCTCAACATATATCCTAAATTAATAGtataaaaataactatatcaaTTAATAGAcgtcttttgaattttgaaatctaaataaatttatttttcagagTAATTTTTACCTATAttctcataatattttaaattactaattattgtgatttattaattactcaaatatataatattgtttcaaaaatttaattaacgatcaaaattaaaatctaaaaatgtataaattactgCAAATAAAGAGCATGGAAAGCAAAATTCGATGGGCTTACATTACTATTTTTTAGAAGAGTGCAAAATTTACTGgcccaataaataaataattactaATAAAGGTGCAACTAAGTTTAAGAGGCTAAATAATACCGATGTCATTGAGGATCAATCTTGAGAACTCAAACATGAAAAGGCGGGCTGAAACCACCCGGCCAAAAAAGCTTACACATCAAGGAAGCACACATATGACCGATTTAGTCATTTTGATTAGTTTTAATGTTGTGAGGTCTTTTAGAAAAAATCGTATGGATTTAGTTAAAAGCGGATAATTTCACATAATGTGAAAGTATGTTTGTGTTTTTTCAGCTGCCAACAACTGATATCAGAGTCTACTTGCCGATTTGCTATCTTTACTCGTAGTATCAGAGAGATATACACAGTAAAAGATTTGTATAATATATCTTATGTTAAATCAAAAGTAATATTTGAACActatggtcttaaacatgtcacttgattcaatatgaataaaaatattaaaataacaaaacTTAATAATTACTTGGTATTTTTGCTGCAATTGATAAAATCTTCCTTTGATTTTTGGAGCGACTACATTGGGATTTGTGCCCACAACATTTTACAAAGTACtttaacttcaaaaattctaCAACAAACTTCTTCATTGTAAGATGTGAGTTTCCATTTATAGAAACCCTAATGACAATTTTTTTCTGCATTAAgaccaccaaaaaaaaaaaggtcaatcaacaaaattcaataaaatgaGTTTTGGTGGATGCCACCAAAATAATTTTTGCAGTTAAACCTCTATATAAAAACATCTTACTTCTTAACtgttataataaaatattattatagaaattaagaaaaatgctCTATTTTCACCTGGAACTATACGCGAAAAGGTTGAGACACATCCAAATTTTAGGAAGATTCTATTGCCCccggactaattaaaatcgtatt
Coding sequences:
- the LOC107845550 gene encoding heavy metal-associated isoprenylated plant protein 47, encoding MTKKIVIRVSINGNSHLTMKKFVVEFLKLKYFVKCCGHKSQCSRSKNQRKILSIAAKIPRLEKVAIEGEEKNELMVIGEGIDVAKLVTILRKKVGFADVVSVDLVDKKKEEEPIVPLVYGNYQMPPLQFWEVRDPYNYSFGDLIYI